The genomic segment TATGAATTACAAAGCAATCATCTTTGATCTGGATGGAACCCTGATCGATTCCATGCGCCTCTGGCGTGAGGTCGATACGGAGTTTCTGGCAAAACGCGGAATCGAGGTTCCGGCAGACCTTTTTGCTCATCTGCCCCAAGGAAATAGTTTCATCCAGACGGCAAAATACTTCAAAGACCGTTTCGGTTTGCCGGACAGCGTGGAAAGCGTTATGAAGGAATGGACGGACATGGTTTTTTGGCATTATGCCAATTCGATCAAGCTCAAAGACGGAGCGCTGGAACTGGTCAATTTCCTGCACGACAAACAGATACCCATCGGTCTCGGCACCAGCAATTCCTTCGAGCTTGCGGAAAAAGCGCTCAGTTTCAACGGTATCTGGCAATGCTTTTCCAGCGTGGTCACCGGAGACATGCATTTGATGGGCAAACCATTCCCCGATATATACTTAAAGAGCGCTGAAAACTTGAAACTGGAGCCAATAGATTGCTGCGTGGTCGAAGATACTCTATCGGGAATCAGAGCTGCCAAAGCAGCGGGTATGACCGCCATCGCCATTTTTGACGAGGACAGTCTTCCGGATCATGATCAGATCAAAGCGGAAGCGGACTATTTCATGGCGGATTATTTTGAAATAAGGAGACTGCTGAATATATGAAAAACGAGCTATACGTTGTGATCGGCGCCTATGGTAGCGGCAAAAGCGAATACTCCATCCAGCTTGCCAGAGAATTGAAAAAGCAGGGCTTGGATATCGTCCTGGCGGATTTGGATGTCGTCAATCCCTATTTTCGCTCGCGGGATGTGCGGGAAAGATTTGCCGAAATAGGGATCGACGTGATTGCTCCAGACGGCATATTCATGCATGCCGACCTGCCGATGATCTCTCCCCGAATCAAAGGCGCGATCGAAAACAGGGACAAAACCGTGATCCTGGACGCGGGCGGAGACCCTGCCGGCTGCCGTG from the Candidatus Cloacimonadaceae bacterium genome contains:
- a CDS encoding HAD family phosphatase, yielding MNYKAIIFDLDGTLIDSMRLWREVDTEFLAKRGIEVPADLFAHLPQGNSFIQTAKYFKDRFGLPDSVESVMKEWTDMVFWHYANSIKLKDGALELVNFLHDKQIPIGLGTSNSFELAEKALSFNGIWQCFSSVVTGDMHLMGKPFPDIYLKSAENLKLEPIDCCVVEDTLSGIRAAKAAGMTAIAIFDEDSLPDHDQIKAEADYFMADYFEIRRLLNI